From the genome of Carassius carassius chromosome 49, fCarCar2.1, whole genome shotgun sequence:
tcattaactactcaccctcaagtcgttccaaaagccataagaccttcgtttatcttcataacacaaattaagatattttttatgcattccgagagctctttgacccttactgtctatgggagggccaaagagctctcagaatgcatcaaaaatatcttaatttgtgttctgaagatgaatgaaggtcttatgggtttggaacgacttgagcgtgagtaattaatgatagaactttcatttttgggtgaactatacctttaaaaagCAAGCTCCAACCAGTCAGGCTTCTGATTTATGGCTTACAGCTCTCTTTGGAATTTCTCAAGGAGAAATCAATATTCCCTGTGCACTTACATACTTACTTTCTAATTGCATGTTCCTGGTCTTAATGCACATGACTCAGTTCATTAGTATTCCAAAAAGTATGGCATTGGATTCTtgtatcaaaatgtaataacttgctcTGCCACCGAAAATATTTTCCTGTCTTCATATGACAAATAACTTTTGTTTTTCAACCCCTCCCCTCCAACCGGGCTCCATTCTGATATGTAACACCTACCAATCAATTCCCGATGGAAAAAAATCCTGGTCTACATTTTTCTCTCTCCAAATATCACATTTCACTCTGCGATATTTCTGATTACGGAAATAGAATAAGTTCTGAATGTAGTTTCACAGTGACTTTAAGAAGACAGTCACATACAGTAAATCAAATGTTCAGCTAAAAAATTTGTTTCTACATTCAAGGCATCAGGATAACTATGTCTCTGTGTTAAAATGTGGTGTAAGCATTCACAGCTTCCCTTTGCTGGGGCCCTAACCTTAGGATTAGAGCCTTCAAAACAAAAGCTTTCCCAGCATCAGATGTTTTATGCAGACTGGCGATTTCTCTTTCAAAATTGCATTAGCTATTTGCGTCATATAAACCCAGAGATATGATTCTACAGAAAAGGATGACATAAGTCTATTTTATGTCACAGTAAAGTAAAAATAGATTAGACCAAAGGAATGTGGGAATTACAACAGGGCTGGCATCAATCCACCATACTAACATTTCAAGCTGCGAGAGCCAGCAGGCCTCATatgctccctctctctcacaccagGAAGAAATCAGGACATGTCATTTGACATACTGCCGAGAACCTATTGCTATACGGTACAAAAAGTTAAGAAAAAGCAAATCCATTTTACATCAGCAGCTTGCATTTTCTAGAAAGCCACCCATCTATTTCAGTATGAATAAGATGCTTCTTTTGTTTCAAGAAATAGCAGTTTATGATTCTGATTTAGGTTTACACTTAAATATTAACTTGACATATGGTGGCATCACTTCTTTAAGCTGATGGCATGTACATAAACTACTGACTTACTGACCTAAATCCATATTTTATGGCATGCCATTCTGACAAGCAGTATTCGAGCAAACACGAGAGAAAAATCCCAAACCTTTCTGAACATGGATAATGTCTGGAAAGTTTGCAAGGTGGCCCTGGTAAATCGCTAAAAGATCGCAAATTGGCTCCAAATCCTTACGGGGCTGCTCTGCAAAGTAATCCCCAATGGTCTCGTAGACTTCTCCAGTGTGTACCATGGCCTTGTTTAATGGAGCTGAATATGCTTGCTGGTCGAATTCAAAAGCCTGACTTAGAAGTCTGAAAGCCTGTCCAACCCTCTGATATTCCTTTTTAAAACCAGTCATCTGCTTTCTGGCAAATTCATTAAGAGTGACAttgagctgtatgatgttttcGTCTATTTTTTTGGTGAACGCCTTGAAACCATCTATGTTGGATTCCACCTCTTGTAGGTCAAGCGGTAAAGCTGGAGGACAGATAGTGAGGAAGAAGTTAGCACCGACTAGGTAGTCCTTCTCAGCTTTTCGCTTGCCTTGCTTCCAAGCTTTTTCGTTATTGGTGCTGCAGGTGAGAAAATGCTGGAAAACGTCGCACGTGGATAAAATAGGATGACTTGTCATGTGATTCATCCACCATATTAAACCTTTTCTCCTCTTTGAAATGAAATCCTCTTCGAATCGACCCGTGGCTTGTTTCTCAGGCAAGTGAGGAACCGAGATGACAGGGAATTTTTCTACAAGCCGTGCATAAAGCCAGTCAAAGTGCTTGTATCTTCTATTCACCTGGATTTGAGTATGACTAGGCGTGAGTCCGTAGGACATATAGCTCTTCATGCCTTTAAATTTGGTCTGTTTTGTAGGATCATCGATAGAGCAAGTGAATGGATACGGGTTCTCTTGCCATTCAGGACCGTACTGGCCCATAGCCACAAATATTTTGTCTCCATCTCTAACCAAACCTGAAGCTTCCCCCAAAACGAATGCCTCACCGCCCGACTTTACAAAGGTGGAAAACCTATTGAGATTTTTCCCAACTGTTCCTGTGCTTTTGGACTGCTGCGCACTACCACGTCGAGAAGCTGGGGTGCTTGTCATGGGATATCCCGTTTGAGCACTCCCGCGATTTTCAGGTGTTCCTCCGTGTTCATCCGCCGTTCCGCTGTCATCCCAGTCATCGTCCCAATCCTCATCACTTCCCTGGCTCGTCTGAAAACTGTGTCGCTGTTGCTGAAGATGTCCCTGGTAAACAGCAGAATGAGTGGGAGTCGATTCATTTGAGGTGTCCCTCCTCTGAGGACTAGTTTGTCGGTTATAGTGCTGACTGGCGGATGTCCCGTTACCGTGTAGTGATGTGTCAGTCTTTATAATCTCCACGTATGATGCGGGGAAGAGCCCCGTCTCACCTCTGCTGTTCGTGCCCTCCAACCAACCATCGACGACCTCTTCACTACTCAACGTTAGAAGCTCACTCTCTGTCACAGAGATCTCGCCGGGGTTTTCAGAGATAAAGTCGTATAATGCTCTCGCTCTGAGCGCCATAGTTGTGTGGAAACGCTTTGTAAACTCAGTTTGCAAAGTTTCAACAAACTCTCCTCCGCGCCGTCCCGTTAAATCAACCTCTTCAGGAATTTAGGCTCTTTGTTTTCTACCAAAACACGTCTGAAGACATTGCCCTGTAAAAACAGTTGGGAAATCCTCTCAGAAGAGTATTGAAAAGGTGGGGTTTGTGTGCGCCTGCCTCTCCTCGCTGAATGCGCTGCGGGCCGGGGCAGAATAATCGAGGGTGGAGCCAATCAGAATAATCACCCCGGGGTCACGAATAAACCCTTCTGCCCCTGCACAGAGCAACATCACTGACTGTAACCAGCACAGTCTCATCTACTGTTATCTTTTAAGTCATTATATGTTGTTATTAATAACGCATTTTATAATAACTTTGTTATTAATCATAGCTACTATAGTGTTCAGTATCATGCTCATTAATATTtcttaaacaattttaaacataTAATGTAAAAATGACTCTTAACTAAAGTGTagtctatttttcttttatgctctgttaaaaaaaaagtatttcatagTTTACTTAGCCTGGATTGGGTGTTAAGAAGATTAAATGATTTAGCATGTGTTGATTAAAAAGATTACTAACATGATTGCCTGAAAATGTATAAGTTGCTAAAGACCTAAACTGTCATACAAATCACTGTGCCGAAAATAATCTAATCTTAAATAgacacataaaatgtaaaatttctagTGGGCTGGGTTGAAAAGGCATCAAACTGACATCAGAATGAACGTCAAATATGCAAATCAAGCTGACAAAACTTGACATGATGTTGATTTGATGTAAATTGAATGTCAAACATATTGGAATACACATTAAAACAATTTTAGACTGGGATTTCCTTACTGTTTTAACCCAATTACCACTGGAAGAAATTGCTGTccaaattgaatttaaaatgttggTACAGTATCTT
Proteins encoded in this window:
- the LOC132132092 gene encoding sorting nexin-18-like, translating into MALRARALYDFISENPGEISVTESELLTLSSEEVVDGWLEGTNSRGETGLFPASYVEIIKTDTSLHGNGTSASQHYNRQTSPQRRDTSNESTPTHSAVYQGHLQQQRHSFQTSQGSDEDWDDDWDDSGTADEHGGTPENRGSAQTGYPMTSTPASRRGSAQQSKSTGTVGKNLNRFSTFVKSGGEAFVLGEASGLVRDGDKIFVAMGQYGPEWQENPYPFTCSIDDPTKQTKFKGMKSYMSYGLTPSHTQIQVNRRYKHFDWLYARLVEKFPVISVPHLPEKQATGRFEEDFISKRRKGLIWWMNHMTSHPILSTCDVFQHFLTCSTNNEKAWKQGKRKAEKDYLVGANFFLTICPPALPLDLQEVESNIDGFKAFTKKIDENIIQLNVTLNEFARKQMTGFKKEYQRVGQAFRLLSQAFEFDQQAYSAPLNKAMVHTGEVYETIGDYFAEQPRKDLEPICDLLAIYQGHLANFPDIIHVQKGALTKAKESQKHGEEKDVNASGGIHDRCNIISCATLAEIQHFHHIRVRDFRAQMQHFLREQISFFQKITGKLEEAFDMYDQA